The following proteins come from a genomic window of Malus domestica chromosome 02, GDT2T_hap1:
- the LOC103418623 gene encoding uncharacterized protein — MALFTSISTSTLSVSAAIRPIGPSNSSKRFSHSIAASSLSSPQSPESKSTAPNQTAVSSSTETSPNPFNGASSRPPEPAGFNYALANGNPFVRFARSAESSIERTIFDFRFLALFAVGGSLAGSLLCFLNGCVYIMDAYKVYWTSCVKGNHTGHMVLRLVEAIDVYLAGTVMLIFGMGLYGLFISNVPNDVPSIDDRALKGSSLFGMFAMKERPKWMKISSLDELKTKVGHVIVMILLVKMFERSKMVQITTGLDLLSYSVCIFLSSASLYVLHNLHK, encoded by the exons atGGCTCTCTTCACTTCTATCTCCACCTCAACCCTCTCCGTCTCGGCGGCAATCCGTCCCATCGGGCCGTCGAACAGCTCTAAGCGCTTCTCTCATTCCATCGCTGCTTCTTCTCTGAGCTCCCCACAGTCTCCGGAATCAAAATCAACTGCCCCAAATCAAACCGCAGTCTCCTCCTCCACTGAAACTTCACCAAACCCTTTTAATGGTGCGTCGTCAAGACCCCCAGAGCCGGCGGGCTTCAACTACGCCCTTGCCAACGGCAACCCCTTTGTTCGGTTTGCCCGTTCCGCTGAGTCTTCCATTGAAAGG ACAATATTTGACTTCCGGTTTTTGGCACTGTTTGCTGTTGGAGGTTCGTTGGCTGGTTCACTGTTGTGCTTTCTCAAC GGTTGTGTTTATATAATGGATGCTTACAAAGTTTATTGGACTAGTTGTGTCAAAGGGAATCACACTGGACATATGGTTCTCCGACTTGTTGAAGCTATCG ATGTTTACCTTGCTGGGACTGTCATGTTAATATTTGGCATGGGACTTTACGGATTATTTATCAGTAATGTCCCTAATGAtgtgccttccattgatgatcGCGCTCTAAAGGGATCTTCTTTGTTCGGGATGTTTGCTATGAAG GAGAGACCTAAATGGATGAAAATTAGTTCACTCGATGAATTGAAGACGAAAGTGGGGCACGTAATTGTCATGATTCTTCTGGTAAAGATGTTTGAGCGGAGCAAGATGGTGCAGATAACCACCGGTTTGGATCTATTGAGCTATTCTGTCTGTATTTTCCTGTCTTCTGCTTCTCTGTACGTCCTTCATAATCTACACAAGTAA
- the LOC103413772 gene encoding RNA polymerase sigma factor sigD, chloroplastic, with translation MTSTDSKNLAPDGLLYPLSLSVGLTWQNTQISLQKEKSIAHTSLLVLSVICMAITSSICSSTNQPPTLPTLPLKTHHPLQLHFPPLSSSSSSKFGASLVSNDALVVAAAAEALALARAALEAARDAAAARDEIVKAWSCRESGNGSGGLVMRRKRRRKRRKGLEGLDEERERGVGDGKLSFGLVRCGHLSSKEEAECCLSLKEGARLESRRLRVVEAEEQEPTSKQLAKAMGMKTRSIDKVLCKKRESQERIIRSYRGLIVSVASSYQGKGLSFQDLIQEGSIGLLRGAEKFDHERGCKLSTYVYWWIRQAIIRALEKKSRIIRLPVNMCGVMAKITKAKNSFNQRIQRLPTYDEIAQEVNVHAATVKLVCERSRPPISLDQVVTVRGCMSLQEIMQGPEEMMPEKMLTKQLMKQEVEKLLKTLSDREAYVLRLHFGLHGETPKSFEDIGRLLKLSRERVRQINGIALSKLKQTSTFDNLKLYIV, from the exons ATGACATCCACAGATAGCAAAAATTTAGCACCGGACGGACTCCTCTATCCTCTCTCTCTGTCCGTTGGACTCACATGGCAAAACACACAAATATCTCTCCAGAAAGAAAAATCCATTGCTCACACTTCACTCCTTGTACTCTCTGTAATCTGTATGGCCATCACCAGCAGCATATGTTCATCAACAAACCAACCTCCAACTCTCCCAACACTTCCACTCAAAACCCACCACCCTCTCCAACTGCACTTCCCTccactctcttcctcttcctcctccaaatTTGGCGCCAGTTTGGTCTCCAATGACGCATTGGTAGTTGCAGCTGCGGCCGAGGCGCTGGCGCTGGCCCGGGCTGCTTTAGAGGCGGCCAGAGATGCTGCAGCGGCGAGGGATGAGATTGTGAAGGCTTGGAGTTGTAGGGAGAGTGGGAATGGGAGTGGTGGGTTGGtgatgaggaggaagaggaggaggaaaagGAGAAAAGGGTTGGAGGGTTTGGAtgaggagagggagaggggcGTTGGAGATGGAAAGTTGTCGTTTGGGTTAGTGAGATGTGGGCATCTGAGCTCAAAAGAAGAAGCAGAATGCTGTCTAAGTCTCAAG GAGGGAGCAAGACTAGAATCACGAAGATTAAGAGTCGTAGAAGCTGAAGAGCAGGAGCCGACCTCAAAGCAGTTAGCCAAGGCAATGGGAATGAAGACGAGAAGTATAGATAAGGTGCTTTGTAAGAAAAGAGAGTCACAAGAAAGAATCATCAGGAGCTACCGGGGACTCATTGTCTCTGTTGCCAGCAGTTATCAAGGCAAAGGATTAAGCTTTCAAGACCTCATTCAG GAAGGGAGCATTGGGCTACTTCGAGGGGCAGAGAAGTTTGATCATGAGCGAGGATGTAAGTTGTCAACTTACGTCTACTGGTGGATCAGGCAAGCTATTATCAGAGCCCTAGAGAAGAAGTCTAGAATAATCAGATTACCA GTTAACATGTGCGGTGTGATGGCAAAAATCACAAAAGCTAAAAATTCCTTCAACCAAAGAATACAGCGACTGCCTACATATGACGAAATCGCTCAAGAGGTCAATGTGCATGCTGCAACAGTAAAGCTTGTTTGCGAGAGGAGCAGACCGCCAATTTCATTGGATCAGGTGGTAACTGTTCGGGGTTGCATGTCACTGCAG GAGATCATGCAAGGGCCAGAGGAGATGATGCCAGAAAAGATGCTTACAAAACAGCTAATGAAGCAAGAGGTCGAGAAGCTTCTCAAGACGCTGAGCGATAGAGAAGCATATGTGTTGAGATTACACTTTGGGCTACACGGAGAGACCCCAAAGTCCTTTGAGGACATAGGAAGACTGTTAAAGCTTTCGAGGGAGAGGGTTCGACAGATTAATGGAATTGCGTTATCAAAGTTAAAGCAGACTAGTACATTCGACAATCTAAAATTGTATATTGTATAG
- the LOC103412799 gene encoding large ribosomal subunit protein uL1c-like, which produces MATSTTPSSLMLTYASSYGHPQDITPSLVSFQPKPLFKTFCLCPLALRPREIKPSKWANSEPHRVPAAALTAEAEVAEDVDENEEVKGGDGSAAVAVSSKPKKGKAALLLKRDRTRSKRFLEIQKLRETKKEYALQPAIALLKEMTNTKFVETAEAHFRLNIDPKYNDQQLRATVNLPKGTGQTVKVAVLTQGERFDEAKNAGADLVGGDDLIQQIKEGFMEFDKLIASPDMMPKVASLGKILGPRGLMPNPKAGTVTPNIPQAIAEFKQGKVEYRADKTGIVHLRFGKADFSEEDLLVNLLAAVKSVEANKPPGAKGVYWKSAHICSSMGPSIRLNIREMLDFKLPTNA; this is translated from the exons ATGGCTACAAGCACCACACCCTCGTCCCTCATGCTAACGTACGCCTCCTCCTACGGGCACCCACAAGACATCACTCCCTCCCTCGTCTCCTTCCAGCCCAAGCCCCTCTTCAAAACCTTCTGCCTCTGCCCGCTGGCTCTGAGGCCTCGCGAGATAAAACCAAGCAAATGGGCCAATTCCGAGCCTCACCGAGTGCCCGCGGCGGCTCTGACGGCGGAGGCAGAGGTGGCTGAGGATGTGGATGAGAACGAAGAAGTGAAAGGAGGTGATGGGTCTGCTGCTGTTGCTGTTTCTTCAAAGCCCAAGAAGGGGAAGGCTGCATTGCTTTTGAAGAGAGACAGA ACAAGGTCCAAAAGATTCTTGGAAATTCAGAAATTGAGGGAAACCAAAAAAGAGTATGCGCTGCAGCCTGCCATTGCTTTACTGAAAGAAATGACGAATACGAAATTTGTAGAAACTGCTGAAGCCCATTTCCGCCTCAATATTGACCCAAAATATAATGACCAACAGCTAAGAGCAACT GTAAACCTGCCCAAGGGAACCGGACAGACTGTTAAAGTGGCTGTTCTTACTCAAG GTGAAAGGTTTGATGAAGCGAAAAATGCTGGAGCAGATTTGGTTGGTGGAGATGATTTGATACAACAGATAAAGGAAGGGTTCATGGAATTTGACAAGCTAATTGCTTCACCGGATATGATGCCTAAG GTTGCTAGCCTAGGAAAGATTCTAGGACCACGAGGGCTCATGCCAAACCCGAAAGCTGGTACTGTCACGCCTAATATTCCACAG GCCATAGCAGAATTCAAGCAGGGGAAAGTTGAATATAGAGCAGATAAAACTGGTATAGTTCATTTGCGTTTTGGAAAAGCTGACTTTTCTGAAGAAGACCTTCTCGTAAACTTGCTTGCAGCAGTT AAATCAGTAGAAGCAAATAAGCCACCAGGTGCAAAAGGTGTTTACTGGAAGAGTGCACACATATGCTCTTCGATGGGGCCTTCCATCCGGTTAAATATAAGGGAGATGCTCGATTTCAAGCTTCCGACAAATGCTTGA